The DNA region ATTGCAGGATATAAGGTAATGGGGGCAAGGAGATGGATAGGTATTTCTGCTCTCAGAATTCAACCTTCTGAAGTTGCAAAAATTTCTGTCATTCTAATGCTAGCTAGATATTTTCATGACATTAGTGTTTATAAACTAAAAAAGATACAGTATAGTATAGTTCCACTATTATTAATAGCGATACCAATAACGTTAGTAATAAAACAACCAGATTTAGGCACTGGAATAATTATACTGCTTATTACAGCATCAATGTTTTTTGCAGCAGGAATAACACTATGGATATTTATTATTACATTTATAGCTGGAATAATTCTCTTGCCTATTATTTGGAACCTTTTACATAATTACCAAAAGAAACGCATTAAAGTTTTTCTTAATCCAGAACTTGATCCACTAGGTTCTGGGTACAATATTATTCAGTCTAAAGTTGCGATAGGTTCCGGAGGGTTGAGCGGTAAAGGTTTTGCACAAGGAACTCAAAGTCATTTAAATTTTTTGCCAGAACCTCAAACTGATTTTATTTTTGCTTGTCTAGGAGAAGAATTTGGGTTTATTGGTGGGTTTCTGCTATTAACTTTATATTTTATAATAATTTGCTATTCTTTAGTAATTGCAATTAATGTAAGAAATACTTTTAGCAAATTAATTGCAATTGGAATTGCTTCTATGCTGTTCTGGCATGTTTTTATTAATATTGCTATGGTAACAGGGCTACTACCTG from Orientia tsutsugamushi str. Boryong includes:
- the rodA gene encoding rod shape-determining protein RodA produces the protein MQIYQNRSLVKDKLKMLPFTLILTICIVCIFGLITLYSATGCKFFLRAHKQILYYITFLPIGILLALVDVRYIYKYSYILYFIVCVVLVMVEIAGYKVMGARRWIGISALRIQPSEVAKISVILMLARYFHDISVYKLKKIQYSIVPLLLIAIPITLVIKQPDLGTGIIILLITASMFFAAGITLWIFIITFIAGIILLPIIWNLLHNYQKKRIKVFLNPELDPLGSGYNIIQSKVAIGSGGLSGKGFAQGTQSHLNFLPEPQTDFIFACLGEEFGFIGGFLLLTLYFIIICYSLVIAINVRNTFSKLIAIGIASMLFWHVFINIAMVTGLLPVVGIPLPLISYGGTIIASTLLGIGLVMNSYVNKDFDIVKSHY